In a single window of the Platichthys flesus chromosome 5, fPlaFle2.1, whole genome shotgun sequence genome:
- the ift56 gene encoding intraflagellar transport protein 56, whose amino-acid sequence MILSRVKPAVGVETQVSISEKKKNQTKVPRLEEYLQQRDYLGALTLLEFQRNVGEKEEHADLWIGYCSFHLGDYKKAMEEYKSLTMKPDCPVDVWVYLACVLFFLGLYKEAEEAASKAPASPLQNRLLFHLAHKFNDEKRLMGFHQNLEDVTEDQLSLASIHYMRSHYQEAIDIYKRLLLQNRDFLALKVYVALCYYKLDYYDVSQEVLAVYLQSIPDSTIALNLKACNHFRLYNGKAAEAELKNLIDISSCSFEFAKELIRHNLVVFRGGEGALQVLPPLIDVIPEARLNLVIYYLRQDDVQEAFNLIQDLVPTTPQEYILKGVVNAALGQEIGSRDHLKIAQQFFQLVGGSASECDTIPGRQCMASCFFLLRQFEDVLIYLNSVKGYFYNDDTFNFNYAQAKAALGNYKEAEEVFLLIQSEKIKNDYVYLSWLARCYVMNQKGRLAWELYLKMGTSSDSFSLLQLIANDCYKMGQFYYAAKAFDALEKLDPESNYWEGKRGACVGIFQLILANKESKETLKEVLPLLRNSGNPQVEYIIRALRKWAKDNRVLLS is encoded by the exons ATG ATCCTCTCTCGTGTGAAACCAGCGGTGGGAGTGGAGACACAGGTGAGCAtcagtgagaagaagaagaaccagacCAAGGTTCCCCGGCTGGAGGAGTACCTGCAACAGAGAGACTACCTTGGTGCCCTGACACTGTTGGAG TTTCAGAGAAATGTCGGCGAGAAAGAGGAACATGCCGACCTCTGGATTGGCTACTGCTCCTTTCACTTGGGTGATTACAAGAAAGCTATGGAG GAGTACAAGTCTCTGACCATGAAGCCTGATTGTCCTGTTGATGTGTGGGTCTATCTCGCCTGTGTCCTGTTTTTCTTGGGTCTCTATAAAGAAGCTGAGGAGGCTGCGTCAAAGG CACCAGCCTCCCCGCTCCAAAACCGGCTCCTCTTCCACTTGGCTCACAAG TTCAATGATGAGAAGAGGCTGATGGGTTTCCACCAGAACCTGGAGGACGTGACGGAGGACCAGTTGAGCCTGGCATCCATTCACTACATGCGTTCCCACTACCAGGAGGCTATAGACATCTATAAACGGCTTCTGCTGCAGAACAG agaTTTCCTGGCCCTGAAAGTGTACGTGGCTCTGTGTTACTACAAGCTGGATTACTACGATGTGTCTCAAGAGGTGCTGGCCGTGTACCTGCAGAGCATCCCTGACTCCACTATCGCCCTGAACCTCAAGGCTTGCAACCACTTCAGACTCTACAATGGCAAAGCAGCAGAG gcTGAGCTGAAGAACCTAATCGacatctcctcctgctcctttgAGTTCGCTAAGGAGCTTATCCGACACAACCTG GTGGTGtttcgtggtggggagggggcgCTGCAGGTGCTGCCTCCTTTGATCGATGTGATCCCCGAGGCCAGACTCAACCTGGTCATCTACTATCTCAGACAAG ATGATGTCCAAGAAGCTTTCAACCTCATTCAAGATCTGGTACCAACCACACCTCAG GAGTATATCTTGAAAGGAGTGGTGAATGCCGCACTGGGACAAGAAATCGGATCA AGGGATCACTTGAAAATCGCACAGCAATTCTTTCAGCTGGTTGGCGGCTCGGCGAGCGAATGTG ACACTATTCCTGGCAGACAGTGCATGGcctcctgcttcttcctcttgcGGCAGTTTGAAGATGTTCTCATTTATCTAAACTCCGTCAAG ggTTACTTCTACAATGATGATACATTCAACTTCAACTACGCTCAGGCTAAAGCCGCCCTAGGCAACTACAAAGAAGCTGAAGAG GTTTTTCTGCTCATTCAGAGTGAAAAGATCAAGAATGACTATGTTTACCTCAGCTGGCTGGCACGATGCT ATGTAATGAACCAAAAGGGCCGACTTGCCTGGGAGCTCTATCTGAAGATGGGCACTTCCTCTGACTCCTTCAGTCTGCTTCAGCTCATCGCCAACGACTGCTACAAG ATGGGCCAGTTCTACTATGCAGCCAAAGCATTTGATGCTCTAGAGAAGCTGGACCCAGAGTCAAACTACTGGGAGGGCAAGAGAGGAGCCTGTGTTGGCATCTTCCAGCTCATACTAGCTAACAAGGAGTCCAa GGAGACACTTAAAGAGGTCTTGCCCTTGCTGCGCAATTCAGGAAACCCCCAGGTTGAATACATCATCCGAGCTCTGAGGAAGTGGGCCAAAGACAACCGAGTCCTCCTCTCATGA
- the slc25a38b gene encoding mitochondrial glycine transporter B isoform X1 — MQEKTDSPSRATSILGKAHPALKAFMCGSLSGTCSTLLFQPLDLVKTRLQTLQNNAKPGAPKVGMFSVIVNIIRTENFFSLWTGVSPSFVRCIPGVGIYFSTFYSLKQHFFLDHAPNAGEAVLLGAGARAVAGVSMLPFTVIKTRFESGCYNYGSVVMALKHVYETEGFRTLFSGLTATLLRDAPFSGIYVMFYSQTKKSLPQEVSSSPYAPLANFSCGVVAGVMASLVTQPADVVKTHIQVSTSHWSTADAVRYIYKEHGMGGFFRGAVPRSLRRTLMAAMAWTVYEQLMAQMGLKS, encoded by the exons ATGCAGGAAAAAACGGATTCTCCGAGCCGAGCCACGAGCATCCTGGGGAAg GCTCACCCGGCTCTCAAAGCCTTTATGTGTGGCTCGCTCAGTGGCACCTGCTCAACGCTGCTCTTTCAGCCTTTGGATCTGGTGAAGACACGTCTCCAGACTCTGCAGAACAATGCCAAGCCGGG GGCTCCAAAGGTCGGGATGTTTAGTGTTATCGTCAATATTATTAGGACGGAGAAtttcttcagtctgtggacgGGGGTTTCACCA TCATTTGTGCGCTGCATCCCGGGGGTCGGCATTTATTTTAGCACCTTCTACTCTCTGAAGCAGCACTTCTTCTTGGACCATGCACCCAACGCTGGTGAGGCTGTTCTTCTCGGCGCAGGCGCCAGAGCTGTGGCCGGCGTCAGCATGCTGCCATTCACTGTCATCAAGACACGCTTTGAG AGTGGCTGCTACAACTATGGGAGTGTGGTCATGGCTCTGAAGCATGTGTATGAAACAGAGGGATTCAGGACTCTGTTCTCGGGGCTGACGGCCACGCTGCTCCGAGACGCTCCATTCTCTGGCATTTACGTCATGTTCTACAGCCAGACCAAGAAGTCCCTGCCACAAG AGGTTTCATCGTCGCCCTATGCTCCGCTGGCGAACTTCAGCTGTGGAGTAGTGGCAGGTGTCATGGCGTCGCTGGTCACACAGCCTGCAGATGTGGTGAAGACCCACATTCAAGTTAGCACGTCTCACTGGAGCACGGCAGATGCTGTTCGCTACATCTACAAG GAGCACGGCATGGGTGGGTTTTTTCGTGGAGCTGTGCCCAGGTCTCTGCGGCGCACTCTGATGGCTGCTATGGCTTGGACTGTCTATGAGCAGTTGATGGCTCAGATGGGTCTCAAGTCCTGA
- the slc25a38b gene encoding mitochondrial glycine transporter B isoform X3: MCGSLSGTCSTLLFQPLDLVKTRLQTLQNNAKPGAPKVGMFSVIVNIIRTENFFSLWTGVSPSFVRCIPGVGIYFSTFYSLKQHFFLDHAPNAGEAVLLGAGARAVAGVSMLPFTVIKTRFESGCYNYGSVVMALKHVYETEGFRTLFSGLTATLLRDAPFSGIYVMFYSQTKKSLPQEVSSSPYAPLANFSCGVVAGVMASLVTQPADVVKTHIQVSTSHWSTADAVRYIYKEHGMGGFFRGAVPRSLRRTLMAAMAWTVYEQLMAQMGLKS, from the exons ATGTGTGGCTCGCTCAGTGGCACCTGCTCAACGCTGCTCTTTCAGCCTTTGGATCTGGTGAAGACACGTCTCCAGACTCTGCAGAACAATGCCAAGCCGGG GGCTCCAAAGGTCGGGATGTTTAGTGTTATCGTCAATATTATTAGGACGGAGAAtttcttcagtctgtggacgGGGGTTTCACCA TCATTTGTGCGCTGCATCCCGGGGGTCGGCATTTATTTTAGCACCTTCTACTCTCTGAAGCAGCACTTCTTCTTGGACCATGCACCCAACGCTGGTGAGGCTGTTCTTCTCGGCGCAGGCGCCAGAGCTGTGGCCGGCGTCAGCATGCTGCCATTCACTGTCATCAAGACACGCTTTGAG AGTGGCTGCTACAACTATGGGAGTGTGGTCATGGCTCTGAAGCATGTGTATGAAACAGAGGGATTCAGGACTCTGTTCTCGGGGCTGACGGCCACGCTGCTCCGAGACGCTCCATTCTCTGGCATTTACGTCATGTTCTACAGCCAGACCAAGAAGTCCCTGCCACAAG AGGTTTCATCGTCGCCCTATGCTCCGCTGGCGAACTTCAGCTGTGGAGTAGTGGCAGGTGTCATGGCGTCGCTGGTCACACAGCCTGCAGATGTGGTGAAGACCCACATTCAAGTTAGCACGTCTCACTGGAGCACGGCAGATGCTGTTCGCTACATCTACAAG GAGCACGGCATGGGTGGGTTTTTTCGTGGAGCTGTGCCCAGGTCTCTGCGGCGCACTCTGATGGCTGCTATGGCTTGGACTGTCTATGAGCAGTTGATGGCTCAGATGGGTCTCAAGTCCTGA
- the slc25a38b gene encoding mitochondrial glycine transporter B isoform X2 — MELTAAHPALKAFMCGSLSGTCSTLLFQPLDLVKTRLQTLQNNAKPGAPKVGMFSVIVNIIRTENFFSLWTGVSPSFVRCIPGVGIYFSTFYSLKQHFFLDHAPNAGEAVLLGAGARAVAGVSMLPFTVIKTRFESGCYNYGSVVMALKHVYETEGFRTLFSGLTATLLRDAPFSGIYVMFYSQTKKSLPQEVSSSPYAPLANFSCGVVAGVMASLVTQPADVVKTHIQVSTSHWSTADAVRYIYKEHGMGGFFRGAVPRSLRRTLMAAMAWTVYEQLMAQMGLKS; from the exons ATGGAGTTAACCGCG GCTCACCCGGCTCTCAAAGCCTTTATGTGTGGCTCGCTCAGTGGCACCTGCTCAACGCTGCTCTTTCAGCCTTTGGATCTGGTGAAGACACGTCTCCAGACTCTGCAGAACAATGCCAAGCCGGG GGCTCCAAAGGTCGGGATGTTTAGTGTTATCGTCAATATTATTAGGACGGAGAAtttcttcagtctgtggacgGGGGTTTCACCA TCATTTGTGCGCTGCATCCCGGGGGTCGGCATTTATTTTAGCACCTTCTACTCTCTGAAGCAGCACTTCTTCTTGGACCATGCACCCAACGCTGGTGAGGCTGTTCTTCTCGGCGCAGGCGCCAGAGCTGTGGCCGGCGTCAGCATGCTGCCATTCACTGTCATCAAGACACGCTTTGAG AGTGGCTGCTACAACTATGGGAGTGTGGTCATGGCTCTGAAGCATGTGTATGAAACAGAGGGATTCAGGACTCTGTTCTCGGGGCTGACGGCCACGCTGCTCCGAGACGCTCCATTCTCTGGCATTTACGTCATGTTCTACAGCCAGACCAAGAAGTCCCTGCCACAAG AGGTTTCATCGTCGCCCTATGCTCCGCTGGCGAACTTCAGCTGTGGAGTAGTGGCAGGTGTCATGGCGTCGCTGGTCACACAGCCTGCAGATGTGGTGAAGACCCACATTCAAGTTAGCACGTCTCACTGGAGCACGGCAGATGCTGTTCGCTACATCTACAAG GAGCACGGCATGGGTGGGTTTTTTCGTGGAGCTGTGCCCAGGTCTCTGCGGCGCACTCTGATGGCTGCTATGGCTTGGACTGTCTATGAGCAGTTGATGGCTCAGATGGGTCTCAAGTCCTGA